CCCAGGTCTTCCACGGACAATATGGCCTGCCCCGCGGCCTGGTGCAGAAGGTCGTAAAACTCCTCCATGGAAACGCCCATGGACTGGGCAACCTCGTCGTCCTCCGCCGGGCGGCCCAGCGACTGCTCCAGCTTGGCGTAAGCGGAGGAAAGGTTGGTGGCTTTTTGCCGGACAGAGCGCGGAACCCAGTCCTGCGAGCGAAGTTCGTCCAGCATGGCGCCGCGGATGCGGATCTCCGCGTAGGTTTTAAACTGGGTTTCCTTGTCCGGGTTGAATTTCTCTATGGCGTCTATCAGGCCTATGACGCCGGAGCTTATAAGGTCGTCCAGCTCCACATGCGGGGGCAAGCGCACAGCAAGCCTGTGGGCTATGTATTTTATAAGGGGCGAGTATTCCAGGATCAGCCTGTCCGCCTCCGGTGTGCCCAGCTTTACTCCGCCGGAAGGTATCTCGGAGTAAAAGTTTTTCTTCATTCCGTCCCGCAAACCTGCATGAATAGATTTAAACAATTATAATTTCAATAATATCCGCTGTAAAGGCTTGAAACCGTTTAAAACCGGCAATTTCGGTGTGACTAACGCTGGAAGAATGGCCAGGATTTATTCCTTTTCATCCTCCTTATCGCCAAATTCCCCGGTG
This DNA window, taken from Nitrospinota bacterium, encodes the following:
- a CDS encoding FliA/WhiG family RNA polymerase sigma factor, coding for MKKNFYSEIPSGGVKLGTPEADRLILEYSPLIKYIAHRLAVRLPPHVELDDLISSGVIGLIDAIEKFNPDKETQFKTYAEIRIRGAMLDELRSQDWVPRSVRQKATNLSSAYAKLEQSLGRPAEDDEVAQSMGVSMEEFYDLLHQAAGQAILSVEDLGGVDKDGEKRDIMEVLAGTKATDPETLARLEEVRTIIAKSIDMLPEKERLLVSLYYYEELTMKEIGEVLGITESRVSQLHTKAVMRLRAKLRKFIHDEGDLDMEVDEWQK